A genome region from Halorussus pelagicus includes the following:
- a CDS encoding transcriptional regulator yields MDDINFAVLGTGGIGRRTLEVSTDKDGLTPVAACDRHGVAIDHDGLDADELLDATEGNIAGDGTGDTDPARTDGGAAVKQRGEDAGVVASEQGEPTETPIEDVIAESDAIDAVVMALPNLEHDFIPRIAEQFADADYEGVLVDVLKRSRVIGELEDREESFRDSGITFVCGAGATPGVLTGAAALAAQSFVEVEEVEIRWGVGLKSGYEDNRGTVREDIAHLDDYDMETAREMSEDEIEAVVAEHDGVIEFEDMEHADDVLLERAGICDAEDVTVGGVLDVRNDEKPTTTTVRVTGRTFDGERGTNTFQLDDATSMAANVNGPALGYLKSAVRRNRAGDYGVFGPAELMPGF; encoded by the coding sequence ATGGACGACATCAACTTCGCGGTACTCGGCACCGGCGGTATCGGCAGACGAACGCTCGAAGTGAGTACGGACAAGGACGGTCTCACCCCCGTCGCGGCCTGTGACCGCCACGGGGTCGCAATCGACCACGACGGTCTCGACGCCGACGAACTCCTCGACGCGACGGAGGGCAACATCGCGGGCGACGGGACCGGCGACACCGACCCGGCCCGAACCGACGGCGGTGCGGCCGTCAAACAGCGCGGCGAGGACGCGGGCGTCGTCGCCTCCGAGCAGGGCGAACCGACCGAGACGCCCATCGAAGACGTCATCGCCGAGAGCGACGCCATCGACGCGGTGGTGATGGCGCTCCCGAACCTCGAACACGACTTCATCCCCCGAATCGCCGAGCAGTTTGCCGACGCCGACTACGAGGGAGTCCTCGTGGACGTGTTGAAACGCTCGCGGGTCATCGGGGAACTCGAAGACCGCGAGGAGTCCTTCCGAGACTCGGGTATCACCTTCGTCTGCGGTGCGGGAGCGACTCCCGGCGTCCTCACCGGCGCGGCCGCCCTTGCCGCCCAATCGTTCGTCGAGGTCGAGGAGGTCGAAATCCGGTGGGGCGTCGGTCTCAAGTCGGGCTACGAGGACAACCGGGGGACGGTCCGGGAAGACATCGCCCACCTCGACGACTACGACATGGAGACCGCCCGCGAGATGAGCGAGGACGAAATCGAGGCGGTCGTCGCGGAACACGACGGCGTCATCGAGTTCGAGGATATGGAACACGCCGACGACGTGCTTCTCGAACGGGCGGGCATCTGTGACGCCGAGGACGTGACGGTCGGCGGCGTCCTCGACGTGCGCAACGACGAGAAGCCGACGACCACGACGGTCCGCGTCACCGGCCGGACCTTCGACGGCGAGCGCGGGACGAACACGTTCCAACTGGACGACGCGACCAGCATGGCCGCGAACGTCAACGGTCCCGCGCTCGGCTACCTGAAGTCCGCTGTCCGGCGCAACCGGGCTGGCGACTACGGCGTGTTCGGCCCGGCGGAACTGATGCCGGGCTTCTAA
- a CDS encoding KEOPS complex subunit Pcc1, with protein MGDSSDASARSYDADESKRRPHDATLRFEYESPARARAIARAVAQEVGEIDGERSAATVSREEVAVVVRVVADDLVALRAGCNTWGSLVEVAERTSSLA; from the coding sequence ATGGGCGACTCTTCTGACGCGAGCGCGCGGTCGTACGACGCCGATGAGTCGAAACGCCGACCGCACGACGCGACGCTTCGGTTCGAGTACGAGTCGCCCGCGCGCGCTCGCGCAATCGCCCGCGCCGTCGCCCAAGAGGTCGGCGAAATCGACGGCGAGCGCTCGGCCGCGACGGTATCGCGCGAGGAGGTAGCGGTGGTCGTCCGCGTCGTCGCGGACGACCTCGTGGCGCTCCGCGCGGGGTGTAATACGTGGGGGTCGCTGGTCGAAGTCGCGGAGCGCACGTCGAGTCTCGCGTAG
- the bioD gene encoding dethiobiotin synthase: protein MTDHQHFAVVGTDTGVGKTIVTAAVVARLRESDLDARAVKPAQTGYPPDDDAGFVAEACGTDDAATCLRRLEPPLAPAVAAEESGESLAYAEILSDCQQALAESEVGVVEGIGGLRVPLADGREVVDLVADLGLPALVVARSGLGTLNHTALTVEALRRRGVSVTGIVLNEYEGATTAERTNPEVLAETTDATVATLPPVEFDSPAEAAAELEVELPNSVFPDDSTTDDR from the coding sequence ATGACCGACCACCAACACTTCGCCGTCGTCGGCACCGATACCGGCGTCGGCAAGACGATAGTGACGGCCGCGGTAGTCGCGCGACTCCGCGAATCGGACCTCGACGCCCGAGCCGTGAAACCAGCTCAGACCGGCTATCCGCCCGACGACGACGCGGGATTCGTCGCCGAGGCGTGCGGCACCGACGACGCCGCCACCTGTCTCCGACGACTCGAACCGCCGCTGGCTCCCGCGGTGGCGGCCGAGGAGTCAGGCGAGTCGCTGGCCTACGCCGAAATTCTGTCGGACTGCCAGCAGGCGCTGGCCGAGAGCGAGGTCGGCGTGGTCGAAGGTATCGGCGGTCTGCGGGTCCCGTTGGCCGACGGCCGGGAGGTCGTGGACCTCGTGGCCGACCTCGGACTCCCGGCGCTCGTCGTCGCCCGGTCGGGCCTCGGGACGTTGAATCACACCGCGCTGACGGTCGAGGCGCTCCGGCGTCGCGGGGTTTCGGTCACGGGTATCGTCCTCAACGAGTACGAGGGGGCGACGACCGCCGAGCGGACCAACCCCGAAGTCCTCGCCGAGACGACCGATGCGACCGTGGCGACGCTTCCCCCAGTCGAGTTTGATTCGCCCGCTGAGGCGGCGGCCGAACTCGAAGTGGAACTGCCGAACTCGGTGTTTCCTGACGACTCCACGACCGACGACCGCTGA
- a CDS encoding DNA-directed RNA polymerase subunit P, translating into MSYKCSRCKRDVELDEYGGVRCPYCGHRVLLKERSRDVKTVEVH; encoded by the coding sequence ATGAGCTACAAGTGTTCGCGGTGTAAGCGCGACGTGGAACTCGACGAGTACGGCGGCGTTCGCTGTCCGTACTGCGGGCACCGCGTCCTCCTGAAGGAGCGGAGCCGCGACGTGAAGACGGTCGAAGTCCACTAA
- a CDS encoding DUF3194 domain-containing protein: MPTDDEVVQTAAEAAEGLIFARLQNSTVKDLDVTVEFEDGVLDVDVYLNAPEADEEDEIAEDAALAARSAVDELFADAED, encoded by the coding sequence ATGCCGACTGACGACGAAGTCGTCCAGACGGCCGCCGAGGCAGCCGAGGGCCTGATATTCGCTCGGTTGCAGAACTCGACGGTCAAGGACCTCGACGTAACTGTCGAGTTCGAAGATGGCGTCCTCGACGTGGACGTGTATCTCAACGCGCCCGAAGCCGACGAGGAAGACGAAATCGCCGAGGACGCCGCGCTGGCGGCCCGGTCGGCGGTTGACGAACTGTTCGCCGACGCCGAGGACTGA
- a CDS encoding 50S ribosomal protein L37ae has product MAENTKSRTGSAGRFGARYGRVSRKRVADIESDMNADHTCPECGTDDVDRQGTGIWQCSSCGYKYAGGTYRPETPAGRTVTRSIRAALGEDEE; this is encoded by the coding sequence ATGGCCGAAAACACGAAGAGTCGAACCGGAAGCGCCGGTCGCTTCGGCGCGCGATACGGCCGCGTCTCCCGCAAGCGCGTCGCCGACATCGAGAGCGACATGAACGCCGACCACACCTGTCCCGAGTGCGGTACCGACGACGTTGACCGTCAGGGGACCGGTATCTGGCAGTGCAGCAGTTGCGGCTACAAGTACGCGGGCGGTACCTACCGCCCCGAGACGCCCGCGGGCCGGACGGTCACGCGTTCCATCCGTGCCGCGCTCGGCGAAGACGAAGAATGA
- a CDS encoding prefoldin subunit beta has translation MQGNLPPEAQEKLEELQDLQETAQQVAAQKNQAETQLNEAQTALDELDDIDEDTTMYREVGELLVKTGYDEAQDDLDEKVDSLEIRVETLQKQEERVQEQFESLQSELQNMLGGGGGPGGPQGPGMGGGAGGA, from the coding sequence ATGCAGGGTAATCTACCACCGGAAGCACAAGAGAAACTCGAAGAGCTACAGGACCTACAGGAGACCGCACAGCAGGTCGCTGCCCAGAAGAATCAGGCTGAGACCCAGCTCAACGAGGCCCAGACCGCCCTCGACGAACTCGACGACATCGACGAGGACACCACGATGTACCGAGAGGTCGGCGAACTGCTCGTCAAGACCGGCTACGACGAGGCGCAGGACGACCTCGACGAGAAGGTAGACAGCCTCGAAATCCGCGTCGAGACCCTCCAGAAGCAGGAAGAGCGCGTGCAGGAGCAGTTCGAGAGCCTCCAGTCCGAGCTTCAGAACATGCTCGGCGGCGGTGGCGGTCCCGGCGGCCCGCAGGGACCGGGAATGGGCGGCGGCGCTGGCGGCGCATAA
- a CDS encoding helix-turn-helix domain-containing protein yields MSVVAAFTVPGNDFLLGWTLERVPEMQIEIERVAVEDEDVTPYFWAAGGDFETFEAVLEDDPSVEGVTTLEDHGDQRLYRVAWKRDSKGIVYAVSEVDATVLQATSDGTDWSVELLFPDDEMVSEFQEYAATHDLSFELRWLHNSAHPEAFGRYGVTDEQREALVTAYRMGYFEVPGEASLGELADELGISKNAASARLHRGYSNLVENALIHDIL; encoded by the coding sequence ATGAGCGTAGTAGCCGCGTTTACCGTTCCGGGAAACGACTTCCTATTGGGGTGGACGCTCGAACGCGTCCCCGAGATGCAGATCGAAATCGAACGGGTCGCCGTCGAGGACGAGGACGTGACGCCGTACTTCTGGGCCGCGGGCGGCGACTTCGAGACTTTCGAGGCGGTGCTAGAAGACGACCCGAGCGTCGAGGGCGTCACCACGCTGGAGGACCACGGCGACCAGCGCCTCTATCGGGTCGCGTGGAAGCGCGACTCGAAGGGAATCGTCTACGCCGTCTCGGAGGTTGACGCGACGGTGCTTCAGGCCACCAGCGACGGTACCGACTGGTCGGTCGAACTGCTCTTTCCCGACGACGAGATGGTCTCGGAGTTCCAAGAGTACGCCGCGACCCACGACCTCTCTTTCGAACTCCGGTGGCTTCACAACTCGGCCCACCCCGAGGCGTTCGGCCGGTACGGCGTCACCGACGAACAGCGCGAGGCGCTCGTGACCGCCTACCGAATGGGGTATTTCGAGGTGCCGGGAGAAGCGTCGCTCGGCGAGTTGGCCGACGAACTCGGCATCTCGAAGAACGCCGCCTCGGCCCGCCTCCACCGAGGCTACTCCAACCTCGTGGAGAACGCCCTGATTCACGACATTCTGTGA
- a CDS encoding aminotransferase class I/II-fold pyridoxal phosphate-dependent enzyme → MADRDAPDRGFDPEKPLADRESRDLRRVLEPAEGVTARTRFAPDPKGDEPAFADEERLVFAANNYLGLADDPRVERAAADAASDIGTGAGASRLVTGDTALHRALERDLAETKDAERALVFSSGYAANVGTVGALDPDVIFSDELNHASIVDGCRLSGAKTVVYDHCDADALADRMAERAESDPAADERWLVVTDSVFSMDGTVAPLEAICDAAERHGAWVMVDEAHATGLHENGGGIVQREGLSDRVDIQMGTLSKALASQGGYVAGDEPLVELLVNEARSFVYSTGLAPPAVGAAREALRIASEGDVRDGFWANVEYLRDGLASLGFEILGDSHILPVLVGDRSDALALADRLRDSDVVAPAIRPPTVPDGTSRIRVAPMATHTEADIDACLDAFEREATQLDIV, encoded by the coding sequence ATGGCCGACCGAGACGCCCCCGATAGGGGGTTCGACCCCGAGAAACCGCTGGCCGACCGTGAGTCTCGGGACCTCCGGCGGGTCCTCGAACCCGCCGAAGGCGTCACCGCCCGGACCCGGTTCGCGCCCGACCCGAAGGGTGACGAACCGGCGTTCGCCGACGAGGAGCGACTTGTGTTCGCCGCGAACAACTACCTCGGTCTCGCCGACGACCCACGAGTCGAGCGGGCGGCCGCCGACGCCGCCAGCGATATCGGGACCGGCGCTGGCGCGAGCCGACTCGTCACGGGTGACACCGCTCTCCACCGGGCACTCGAACGCGACCTCGCAGAGACCAAAGACGCCGAGCGCGCGCTGGTCTTCTCGTCGGGCTACGCCGCAAACGTCGGCACTGTCGGGGCGCTCGACCCGGACGTTATCTTCTCCGACGAGTTGAACCACGCCAGCATCGTGGACGGCTGTCGGCTCTCCGGGGCGAAAACCGTCGTTTACGACCACTGCGACGCCGACGCGCTCGCCGACCGGATGGCCGAGCGGGCCGAGTCCGACCCGGCGGCCGACGAGCGGTGGCTGGTCGTGACCGATAGCGTGTTCAGCATGGACGGGACGGTCGCGCCGCTTGAAGCTATCTGCGACGCCGCCGAGCGACACGGCGCGTGGGTGATGGTGGACGAGGCCCACGCCACCGGTCTCCACGAAAACGGCGGGGGTATCGTCCAGCGCGAAGGTCTCTCGGACCGCGTGGACATCCAGATGGGAACGCTCTCGAAAGCGCTCGCCAGTCAGGGCGGCTACGTCGCCGGTGACGAACCGCTCGTGGAACTGCTGGTCAACGAGGCGCGGTCGTTCGTCTACTCGACCGGTCTCGCGCCACCAGCCGTCGGGGCGGCCCGCGAGGCCCTCAGAATCGCCAGCGAGGGCGACGTTCGAGACGGATTCTGGGCCAACGTCGAATACCTCCGGGATGGACTGGCGTCGCTGGGCTTCGAAATCCTCGGCGACTCGCACATTCTCCCGGTGCTGGTCGGCGACCGGTCCGACGCGCTGGCGCTCGCCGACCGCCTCCGCGACTCAGATGTTGTTGCTCCGGCCATCCGGCCGCCGACGGTCCCGGACGGCACGAGTCGCATCCGGGTTGCACCGATGGCGACCCACACCGAAGCGGACATAGACGCCTGTCTCGACGCCTTCGAGAGAGAAGCGACGCAACTCGACATCGTATGA
- a CDS encoding DUF2070 family protein, with amino-acid sequence MTATQGDLANLSRYIFRAPRWYASVTFALLIAAVAGVGAFDSQFVLEDAWQGVFFIGVPTVAASLLTTPVDRWLGGQLTYSRSSLLALTCEVVIVAIMAAAGAIAELTSHLGQQFVFDALIVGVASVFALRLLVVMAVSRRSVLIAVIPASIQTAAAALLFFIYSGTMKYLYVGGGPLIEILFMRADEAPPELGVIVPVDFALLAIMCLIYGFAVWAFVQFIDRPWKRSLGVSVLDFVRGFIGHIAEGTNELEGFFEDIGEEAVVPVTVLAFRSADSGTEKARFVLPMIHPGPMGEIGGGNLPKRVAESAEGIAFPPHATAGHDFNLVTEHEVETLIETADEAFENIEYHDTATPAIRVQEGDAKLVGQAFGGDALLVATYSPEFADDVEYAVGLSAAAEARSAGVEDVMLVDAHNCNNGLQGPDLGHVYPGSERSFDMMQAAGETGDRLAETEQAPVRMGVAWDATDWTPLDGIGPLGVRVSILEVGDHRTAYVLVDGNNMEPGLRDRIVARLTGEQEGVGETDSAAAADGAPLPAIDEAEVMTTDTHIVNQVEASNQVGESIDQDELVAVIDRLVGKAADDLEPVEAGMATERAEVTVFGNDRTETLASHANALISMGAALAATVIMAAMALSLLIFFLAGS; translated from the coding sequence ATGACAGCGACGCAGGGCGACCTCGCCAATCTGTCGCGGTATATCTTTCGCGCGCCGCGATGGTACGCCAGCGTGACGTTCGCGCTCCTCATCGCCGCCGTCGCTGGCGTCGGCGCGTTCGACTCCCAGTTCGTGCTGGAAGACGCGTGGCAGGGCGTCTTCTTTATCGGCGTCCCGACCGTCGCCGCCAGCCTCCTGACCACGCCGGTTGACCGCTGGCTGGGCGGCCAGTTGACCTACAGTCGGTCGTCGCTACTGGCGCTGACCTGCGAAGTCGTCATCGTCGCCATCATGGCGGCGGCGGGAGCGATAGCTGAACTCACGTCGCATCTCGGCCAGCAGTTCGTCTTCGACGCGCTCATCGTGGGCGTCGCCTCGGTGTTCGCGCTCCGCCTGCTGGTCGTCATGGCGGTCTCGCGGCGGTCGGTTCTCATCGCGGTGATTCCGGCCAGCATCCAGACGGCCGCGGCCGCCCTCCTGTTTTTCATCTACAGCGGCACGATGAAGTATCTCTACGTCGGGGGCGGCCCGCTGATCGAGATTCTGTTCATGCGGGCCGACGAGGCACCGCCGGAACTCGGGGTTATCGTCCCCGTGGACTTCGCCCTGCTCGCCATCATGTGCCTTATCTACGGGTTCGCGGTCTGGGCGTTCGTCCAGTTCATCGACCGGCCGTGGAAGCGAAGCCTCGGCGTGAGCGTGCTGGACTTTGTCCGTGGATTCATCGGCCACATCGCGGAGGGGACCAACGAACTGGAAGGATTCTTCGAGGACATCGGCGAGGAAGCCGTGGTGCCCGTGACGGTCCTCGCGTTCCGGAGCGCAGACAGCGGAACCGAGAAGGCCCGGTTCGTCCTCCCGATGATTCACCCCGGCCCGATGGGGGAAATCGGCGGCGGCAACCTGCCCAAGCGCGTCGCCGAGTCGGCCGAGGGCATCGCCTTCCCGCCACACGCCACCGCGGGACACGACTTCAACCTCGTCACCGAACACGAGGTCGAGACCCTCATCGAGACGGCCGACGAGGCCTTCGAGAACATCGAATATCACGACACCGCGACACCCGCGATTCGCGTCCAAGAGGGCGATGCCAAACTCGTCGGGCAGGCGTTCGGCGGCGACGCCCTGCTGGTGGCGACCTACTCGCCGGAGTTCGCCGACGACGTGGAGTACGCGGTCGGTCTCTCGGCCGCCGCGGAGGCCCGGTCGGCGGGCGTCGAGGACGTGATGCTCGTGGACGCGCACAACTGTAACAACGGACTGCAAGGGCCGGACCTCGGCCACGTCTACCCCGGTAGCGAGCGCTCGTTCGACATGATGCAGGCCGCGGGCGAGACCGGAGACAGACTGGCCGAGACCGAACAGGCCCCCGTCAGGATGGGCGTCGCGTGGGACGCGACCGACTGGACTCCCCTCGACGGCATCGGTCCGCTCGGGGTCCGCGTCTCGATTCTGGAGGTCGGCGACCACCGCACGGCCTACGTCCTCGTGGACGGCAACAACATGGAACCCGGCCTGCGCGACCGCATCGTCGCGCGACTGACCGGCGAGCAAGAGGGCGTCGGCGAGACCGACTCCGCCGCCGCGGCCGACGGCGCACCGCTCCCGGCCATCGACGAGGCCGAAGTGATGACCACGGACACCCACATCGTCAATCAGGTCGAGGCCTCGAATCAGGTCGGCGAGTCCATCGACCAAGACGAACTCGTCGCCGTCATCGACCGCCTCGTCGGCAAGGCGGCCGACGACCTCGAACCGGTCGAGGCGGGCATGGCAACCGAGCGCGCCGAGGTGACGGTGTTCGGCAACGACCGGACCGAGACGCTGGCCAGTCACGCCAACGCGCTCATCTCGATGGGCGCGGCGCTGGCCGCGACGGTCATCATGGCCGCGATGGCCCTGAGCCTGCTCATCTTCTTCCTCGCGGGGTCATGA
- a CDS encoding DUF2103 domain-containing protein — protein sequence MDCRQCASPLERPGDYCLVCRTPNADAVVLELDRDRATLTMLDDEDIVGETHVTTTPEDGGEAGVVELRNFAGRVADEVRRKRPEEVYAAGDRDVLRATRSQLHHSFYRIGDSGEDGAVESVLARRGDRALEVVEASPAEKLGGSHSTLIGDRAGRTAIETVAGHPHVKKIIPGPIDAGGSGSRTGVRAKATRADENGNVRMLIRDGSSVQENRVVTTAMDRERGERVRADLNDALAEAGLQSG from the coding sequence ATGGACTGTCGGCAGTGTGCGTCCCCCCTCGAACGACCGGGCGACTACTGTCTGGTCTGTCGGACGCCCAACGCCGACGCCGTGGTGCTGGAACTCGACCGCGACCGCGCGACGCTGACGATGTTGGACGACGAGGACATCGTCGGCGAGACTCACGTCACGACCACGCCCGAGGACGGCGGCGAGGCGGGTGTCGTGGAACTCCGGAACTTCGCGGGGCGGGTCGCCGACGAGGTGCGGCGCAAGCGCCCCGAGGAGGTGTACGCCGCGGGCGACCGGGACGTGCTTCGGGCGACTCGGAGCCAACTCCACCACTCGTTCTACCGCATCGGCGATAGCGGTGAGGACGGAGCCGTCGAGAGCGTCCTCGCGCGCCGGGGGGACCGCGCGCTGGAAGTCGTGGAGGCGAGTCCGGCCGAGAAGCTAGGCGGGAGTCACTCGACGCTCATCGGCGACCGCGCGGGCCGGACCGCAATCGAGACGGTCGCGGGCCACCCGCACGTCAAGAAGATAATCCCCGGTCCCATCGACGCGGGCGGGTCGGGCAGTCGGACCGGCGTCCGGGCGAAGGCGACCCGCGCCGACGAGAACGGCAACGTCCGGATGCTCATCCGGGACGGCTCCAGCGTGCAGGAGAACCGCGTCGTCACGACCGCGATGGACCGCGAGCGCGGCGAGCGAGTCCGGGCGGACCTCAACGACGCGCTCGCCGAGGCCGGTCTCCAGTCCGGGTGA
- a CDS encoding DoxX family protein, producing MNEILHRLKRPLLYLMGPAYVVAGVLHFVVPELYVQIVPPVFPAALVLVYLSGLAEIAVGVGLLIPRTRQRAAWATVALLVAIFPANVYMATHGVVIEGLSGGGDPSDLVRWGRLPLQGVLILWALWYTQPPSRTESR from the coding sequence ATGAACGAGATTCTACACCGGCTCAAGCGCCCGTTACTTTATTTAATGGGTCCGGCGTACGTCGTCGCAGGCGTTCTGCATTTCGTCGTGCCGGAGTTGTACGTCCAGATCGTCCCGCCGGTGTTTCCGGCAGCGCTCGTACTCGTCTATCTGTCCGGCCTCGCCGAAATAGCCGTCGGGGTCGGGCTATTGATTCCCCGAACTCGACAACGCGCAGCCTGGGCGACGGTCGCGTTACTCGTTGCAATCTTTCCTGCAAACGTCTACATGGCGACCCACGGGGTCGTCATCGAGGGGTTGTCGGGCGGTGGCGACCCCTCCGACCTCGTTCGCTGGGGCCGACTCCCACTGCAGGGCGTGTTAATTCTCTGGGCGCTCTGGTACACTCAGCCACCGTCCAGAACCGAATCCCGTTGA
- the bioB gene encoding biotin synthase BioB encodes MVDRTGNRTVDDAVARVIDGERLDRRDALALLAQPVEDLAPAADYVRAYYGDDTVDACSIVNAKAGNCAEDCGFCAQSVHFDTGIDNYGFLGPEEILEAAKRAERDGAQRFGIVVAEKGVSKEKRPDEWDEVIQAIRLVRDETDVEVDASLGILTEEEAEILADEGINHYNHNIETSPNYFPEVVSTHEFEDRVKTLERAKAAGMDLCAGVILGMGEAPTDRVDAALALRDIGVSSLPVNILNPVEGTPMGEDGTADISTEEIIETIAVYRLLHPEARVRLTGGREVNLDADEQHLPFEAGADGMLTGDYLTTEGQSPGDDIEVVERAGLEPNTDQNEFDPEAVKARSSDDGAAVETAAGSATSNASEPNATDD; translated from the coding sequence GTGGTTGACAGGACAGGCAATCGGACGGTAGACGACGCGGTCGCCAGAGTCATCGACGGCGAGCGCCTCGACCGGCGCGACGCGCTCGCGTTGCTGGCGCAACCCGTCGAGGACCTTGCGCCCGCCGCCGACTACGTGCGGGCCTACTACGGCGACGACACGGTAGACGCGTGTAGTATCGTAAACGCGAAGGCGGGCAACTGCGCGGAGGACTGCGGGTTCTGCGCACAGTCTGTCCACTTCGACACGGGCATCGACAACTACGGCTTTCTCGGTCCCGAGGAGATACTCGAAGCGGCCAAGCGGGCCGAGCGCGACGGCGCACAGCGGTTCGGCATCGTCGTCGCGGAGAAGGGCGTCAGCAAGGAGAAGCGCCCTGACGAGTGGGACGAGGTCATCCAAGCGATTCGACTCGTCCGCGACGAGACCGACGTGGAGGTAGACGCCAGCCTCGGCATCCTGACCGAGGAGGAAGCCGAAATTCTCGCCGACGAGGGTATCAACCATTACAATCACAACATCGAGACCTCACCGAACTACTTCCCGGAGGTCGTCTCGACGCACGAGTTCGAGGACCGAGTGAAGACCCTCGAACGCGCGAAAGCCGCCGGGATGGACCTCTGTGCGGGCGTCATCCTCGGCATGGGCGAGGCCCCGACCGACCGAGTGGACGCCGCGCTGGCGCTCCGGGATATCGGGGTCTCGTCGCTCCCGGTCAACATCCTCAATCCGGTCGAGGGGACGCCGATGGGCGAGGACGGAACCGCCGACATCTCGACCGAGGAGATTATCGAGACCATCGCGGTGTACCGACTCCTCCACCCGGAGGCGCGGGTCCGACTCACCGGCGGCCGCGAGGTCAACCTCGACGCCGACGAGCAACACCTGCCATTCGAGGCAGGTGCCGACGGGATGCTCACCGGCGACTACCTCACGACAGAGGGCCAGTCGCCCGGCGACGACATCGAAGTGGTCGAACGCGCCGGACTCGAACCCAACACGGACCAAAACGAGTTCGACCCCGAGGCGGTCAAGGCCCGGTCGAGCGACGACGGAGCGGCCGTCGAGACCGCCGCGGGGTCCGCGACCAGCAACGCCAGCGAACCGAACGCGACGGACGACTGA